Proteins encoded by one window of Orbaceae bacterium BiB:
- a CDS encoding transposase: protein MTRQLSSEFKRECAELVLNYGYAHKDAAKTMNVSISSIGRWVTQYRKERQGITPKNSALTAEQKRIQALEKQVKQLQSDNQLLKKASAFFAIEMTSSNK, encoded by the coding sequence GTGACAAGACAACTAAGTAGTGAATTTAAACGAGAATGTGCAGAGCTCGTTCTTAATTATGGTTATGCACATAAAGATGCAGCAAAAACAATGAATGTGAGTATTTCATCAATTGGGCGTTGGGTAACACAATATAGAAAAGAACGACAAGGTATTACGCCTAAAAATAGTGCGCTGACCGCTGAACAAAAACGAATACAAGCTTTAGAAAAACAAGTTAAGCAGTTGCAAAGTGATAATCAGTTATTAAAAAAGGCTTCAGCCTTCTTCGCCATCGAAATGACAAGCAGCAACAAATAG